In the Ferribacterium limneticum genome, GCAGCTTCGGTTTTCACCCCACTGGCTGCAGCCATCGGCACCACCGGATCCGGCACTGGCAGCACCGGCGCGGCGGGAAGCGGCAGGACTTCAAGATTCGAAGCCAAACGCAGTTTTTCATCCACCGACTCGGCGGCCACAACGGGTGCCAGAGGCGGTGGCGGAGGAACCACCACCGGCGGCACCGGTGCGACAGCCGGGGTTGGCTCAAGCCCCAGCAAGGGCTGCAGACGGCCATCGGCATAAAGGACTGCACCAGCAATCGCCACCATCAATCCACCGGCCAGCAGCCACTTAAGGCCGCGACCAGCGCGATTCGATCCGGCCGGCAGGGAGCGGATTTCGCGCTGCAGATTCTGGCGCGCCAGATCGTCGGGACGCTTGGTCTCGAGATTGCGCAGCATGTCGTTGATCAGACTCATCTCACCACCATCCGGCCGAAGCAGCACCTTCGGTATCGCCGGCGGCCTGACGGACATGGCTGGCCGCTACAGCATGTTTGCCCTCACCATAAACCGACAGCAAGGATTTATGGGCCAGGATATTGAGCAGACGCGGCGTGCCACGGCTGGCCCGGTGCAGGCAGCGCACCGCACGCGGCCCGAAAACATCCTCACCCCGATAACCCGCCACGCGCAGACGGTGGGCCAGATATTTGGCCACCTCTTCCCGAGCCAAGCCACTCAACTGGTAATGAAACGCGATGCGCTGCAACAACTGGCGAACCGAGGGTTCGGCCAGCTTGCGATCGAGTTCAGGCTGGCCGAACAGGACGATCTGCAGCAGCTTGCGCTTCTCGGTTTCCAGATTGGACAGCAGACGCAGCGACTCCAACGTCTCCAGCGGCATGGCCTGCGCCTCGTCGATGCAGACAACTACCTGTCGTTCCGCTGCCGCATAGTTGAGCAGGGCATGATTGACGCTTTTCTGCAGGTGGTAATCATCGCTACTGGCATCCACTTCGACGCCCAGCTCTTCGGCCAAGGCCAGCAATAGCGTGCGTGGCGCCAGATAGGGATTGGGCAGATAGGCGGAAATGCTGCCTTCTGGTAGTGCCTGCAGCAATCGGCGACACAGCAGTGATTTGCCAGTACCGACCTCGCCGGTGATCTTGATGAAGCCCTCGCCGCTATTCAGGGCAACGAGCAGGGTATTGAGCGCTTCCTGATGGCTGCGCGTGACGACCGTGAAACTGGTATCCGGCGTGATACTGAAGGGCAGCTCGGTCAGGCCGAAGTGATCAAGATACAACGCTAGCCGCCCTTGCCAAGGTTACTGCCACTCGATGTGACGTTGCTGCCGCGGGTCGAGCGCCTGCATGCGCTCCTGCGATTCACCGGCAACCTCGCGCCAGGAGTTTTCGCCCCGGATGACCGTCGACTTCATCAGGATGACCAGTTCGCGCTTACGGTTGGAAACACTCTTCTGGCCGAACAACAGGCCAAGGCCCGGTACGCCGCTGATGCCCGGCAGGCCGTAGCGGCTGGTGTTCTGTTCCTGGCTCATCAGTCCGCCAATGGCGACGATGCTGCCATCCTGGACGCGGACGATGCTGTCGCTCTCGTTGATCGTGCTCGATGCCAGCGGCAGCGTGTAGGTGCCAAGATCGCCAAGATTGACGCTCTTGCTCTTCTCTTCGACCACACTGACCGAGGGATGAACATGCAGGATGATGTTGCCTTCATCGTCGATCTGCGGCGTCACGTCGAGCGAGATGCCGGAGAAGAAAGGCTGCAGCGTGATATTCGGAGTCACGACATTGCCGGCGGTACCGGTGCCGGTCGTTACATTGGTGCTGATGCCGGTCACGAAGTAATCGTCGGTCCCGACCTTGAGCACGGCCTTCTGGTTGTTGGTCGTCGCGATGCGCGGGCTGGACAGCACCTGCACGTCGCCCTGCCCTTCGAGGAAGGAAAGCAGCGCGGCGAAATTGTTGGACTGGAAGGTCAGGCCGAAGAAGCCGCGCCCCGTCGGCCCGGTACCCACGGCACCGCCGCTACCCGGTACGGCAGCGACCGAGGTGCCACCGGAGATGCCGGCTGCCGACCCGCTGATCGCACCGGAACCGGCCAGCGTCGCACTCGGTGCGACGACCCCCAGCGAGAAACGGTTGGCGATGCCGCCGAACTTGCTCCAGTTGATACCGGTCTGGTACGAATCGTTCAGCGAGACCTCGATGATCTTCGCCTCCAGCATCACCTGGCGCTCGACGACCAGCTGGGTGGCCTTCAGGTATTCGTCCACGCCCCGCAGCTCGACCGGCGTCGCCTTGACCAGCACGACCCCGGAGCCCGGATTGACGATGACGTTGCGACCATCCTGGTTACCGACGATGGTCGATAGCGCCACGGTCAGATCTTTCCAGAAATCGAAATCCGATGTCGTCTGGACGCGGGCGCTGTCAACGACACGCTGAGCGGTGCCGCCTGTCGTGCCGCCCGTCGTGCCACTGGTTTGCTGCCCGGCACTCGCCGTGGTGGGCGTGCCAGAATTCGAAGTCGTCGGCGAGCTGCCGGTCACCCGCATGTCGCTCGTGCCCAGTCGGCGATTGGCCAGGTAATTGATCTTGAACAGGCGGGTCTGGATGGTATTCGGCTGCACGTAAATCCGGTTGCCCTGGAAACGGTAATCGTAGCCATAGACATCGCGCAGCGTCTCAAGCGCATCGCGCACCGTCGTGTTCTTCAGGTTCAGGCTGACTGTCCCTGACAACTCGGGCGGGAAGAGCATGCTGTAAGGCGTGCCGGAAACCAGCGCATTGAGCACCTGACCAACCGGCGCGTTATTCACCGCCAGATTGAAACGTGGCTCCGGCTTGGCAGCAACCGGCTGCTCAAGCTGCAGTGGCGGCACCATGGCCTGGCCAACAACATCGCCTTGCGAGCGGTTCGTCTTGCCGGCCGCGGCGGCGCCGACTTCCTGACCGGCGCGGTCGAACGCATCCCCACGACGCGAATGCTGGTTGCTGCAGGCGGCCAGCAGAAGCACCGACATAGCGACTATCAAAATCTTGCTCATGGCAGATCCTTCACTGGCCCAGCTTTCCCGGTCTTGCGGGATTTGGGCGTAACTATCATTTGTTTCTCAACATCGGGGGTCAGGTAGAGACGCGTCACGCCATCCGCCCCCTGCAATACCGCTTCTCGTTCTGTCAGGCGGACCAGTTTGGCACCACCGACCCGCTCGCCCAGCGCCACAGTCTTGCCACCGATGATCGCGACCGGTCGCCCGCCTGGCCGCAACAGCACCGATTGCAGACGTAATCCGGCATCGCTCTCAAGGCCGGAAGCCCCCGCCTCGGCCGATGTCAGCCAGGCAGCGGGCGGGCGCGTCGGGTCATTCGACTGAGCGTAGGCCGATGAGACACACACAAGCCAGGCGAGAAAGATCAGCTTCATAGCGCCAGCCACGTCCGGTCCGGACTCAAGGTGTAAACGGTCAGGGTCATTTCTGCGCGCGGATAATCGATCACGCGATAGCTCAACTGCCCCCACAGCAGATGTTGCGGCAACTTTTCCAACTGGGACAGATAGGCCTGCAGCAGGCCGTAGCTACCTTCAAGCCGAATCTCGACGCCATGTCGATACAGATCGAATGTTCGCTCGGCAGTCTTGGCCTCACCTTCCTTCGGCGCTTCTTCCCGCTGCAAGACGCTTTGCGGCGCCTGCGTTTTCAGGCTGAGCAGACGCAAGCCCTGATGGCGTGCCAGCAGACCCTCAAGCAAGCCGTTCATCTCATCCGGCCGGACCAGCGCCGAACCAAGCAGGCGCAACTGCTCGTCCAGCTTGTCCCGCTCACCGTTCAGCGCAGCCAGTTCCGCCTTCCTGCCGGCATCGGGATCAATCGCCAACTGTTGCTGCAAATTGGCCGCTTCGGCCTGCAACTGGGCCGCCGAGGCACTTTCAGTCGCAATGGTATTTTCCACCCCGTTGATGCGGGCGCGCTGCGGGTCGATGAACAAGGCGTTACCGATCAGCAGCGGCCCCAGAAGCAGCGCAACCGCGACCAGCAGCCGCTCGCGCTTGGCCAGCGCTAAATATTTTTCGTTCAACCGGGACCAGAGTCGGCGCAGGCCGTTCATCGCGCCTTCTCCGGCTCGGTGCGCAGCACGAATTCCGTGTAGCGTGCCGTGACCTTCGGCCTGGCCGTGCCGCCCGATGTCTCGTCGCGTTTTTCATCGGCCGGATCGAAGCCCTTCATGTCGAGGGCAGAAAACCGACGGCCGGCAAAAGCCGGTTCGGCATTCAAGCGGGTGATATAGGTCGGCAACAAGGCGGGATCCGTCAGCCGGCCGCGAATTTCAATATTCTTGTCGGCAAAGCCGAAACCGACCAGCCAGACCCCTTCAAGCCCTTGTCGCGAGAAACCCTGCAACAGGCCGGAATAGGCATTGCTGCCAGTCACGTCGCCCTGGGCAATCACACTCAGCACTTCCTGGCGCTGTGCCACGCCTAGCCGGGCCGCCGAAATCTGCTTGTCCAGCATGGCATCACCCTGGCGCGCCCCGAGAGACTGGCCAAGCGTCTGCACCTGCTGCTGCAGGGCGAGCAACTGCGTCTTGATCGCCGCCTCTTTTGCCCGCAGGCTATCCGCCCGCATCGCCGTCACCGTGGATAGCCCAACCAGCAGCAACAGTCCCGCCAGGGCGAGCGAAGCCACCACCGGTAGCGCCAGCCAATCGAAGCGCGGTTTCAGTTCCGGCAGCAGCAGGTTGATCTGCTGACTCATGCCTCGGTCCTCAGGGCCGCGCCGATTGCCAGCAGGCTTTGCGCTTGCCGTTCGGCCGAGCGCAGCTCGGGCAAGGCGTTGAATTCGGCAACCTGGCCAAGGT is a window encoding:
- the mshL gene encoding pilus (MSHA type) biogenesis protein MshL, encoding MSKILIVAMSVLLLAACSNQHSRRGDAFDRAGQEVGAAAAGKTNRSQGDVVGQAMVPPLQLEQPVAAKPEPRFNLAVNNAPVGQVLNALVSGTPYSMLFPPELSGTVSLNLKNTTVRDALETLRDVYGYDYRFQGNRIYVQPNTIQTRLFKINYLANRRLGTSDMRVTGSSPTTSNSGTPTTASAGQQTSGTTGGTTGGTAQRVVDSARVQTTSDFDFWKDLTVALSTIVGNQDGRNVIVNPGSGVVLVKATPVELRGVDEYLKATQLVVERQVMLEAKIIEVSLNDSYQTGINWSKFGGIANRFSLGVVAPSATLAGSGAISGSAAGISGGTSVAAVPGSGGAVGTGPTGRGFFGLTFQSNNFAALLSFLEGQGDVQVLSSPRIATTNNQKAVLKVGTDDYFVTGISTNVTTGTGTAGNVVTPNITLQPFFSGISLDVTPQIDDEGNIILHVHPSVSVVEEKSKSVNLGDLGTYTLPLASSTINESDSIVRVQDGSIVAIGGLMSQEQNTSRYGLPGISGVPGLGLLFGQKSVSNRKRELVILMKSTVIRGENSWREVAGESQERMQALDPRQQRHIEWQ
- a CDS encoding ExeA family protein, producing the protein MYLDHFGLTELPFSITPDTSFTVVTRSHQEALNTLLVALNSGEGFIKITGEVGTGKSLLCRRLLQALPEGSISAYLPNPYLAPRTLLLALAEELGVEVDASSDDYHLQKSVNHALLNYAAAERQVVVCIDEAQAMPLETLESLRLLSNLETEKRKLLQIVLFGQPELDRKLAEPSVRQLLQRIAFHYQLSGLAREEVAKYLAHRLRVAGYRGEDVFGPRAVRCLHRASRGTPRLLNILAHKSLLSVYGEGKHAVAASHVRQAAGDTEGAASAGWW